The Pseudomonas sp. LFM046 region TCGATGGCGTCTTCCACCTGGCCGGCGCCGATGAACATGCGGCAGGCGCTGAGGTGCAGCCGGGTGGCCGCCGCTTCGCTGATGCGGTGGCGCAGGGCGCGCGCCACGGCGGGCAAGACCCGGTACCAGGTGCCGTGTTCGTCCAGCGGCATGCAGAAAGCCTGGCGCGCCAGCAGGCGCTCGAAGAGTCCCGCACCGTCGCTGTCTTCCCAGAGGTGCTGGCAAAGGCCGGCGGAAACCTTGGGCAGGTGGGCCAGGGCGAACAGGCAGTTGGCTTCTTCCGGGCTCAGGCGGTTGAGCAGTTCGTGGTCCAGGTATTCCTTCAGCCAGCAATGCTTGCCGCTGGAATTGGAGGCGGCCTTGGTGGAAAGGTGCAGGCGCACGCCCGCGCACCAGCCTTCGGTTTCCTGCCAGAGTTCCTCGCGCTGGGCGGCGCTGGTCTGCGGCGCCAGCAAGTCCACCAAGTGGTTGTGCTGCTGGCGGTCGAGGGCCAATTGGGTGGCGTCGAGTTCCAGCAGTTCACCGGCCAGCAACAGGCGTGGCAGGTTCCACGCCGGGCGCTGGCGCACGCTGGCGAGGATGCGAAGTTCGGGCAGGGCGCGGGCGAGGAGTTGGTCGACGCAGTCGTCGAGATCCGCAGGCGCCTGGCCGGGATAGTCGTCCAGCACCAGCCAGATCCGTTGGTCCCGCTGCCCCAGTAGTTGTTGCAGGGCCTGGGCCGCGGGCAGCGAGGGGATGCTCTGGCCAAGTTCGGCGGCGACCAGGGCGAGCAACTGTTCCGGGGTCAGCGGCTGCCCGGCCAGGTTGAGCCAGAGCACCTGGCCGGATTCGGCCCGGCTGCGGAGGAATTCATTGAGCAGCACGCTCTTGCCGAAGCCGGCCGGGGCGCACAGCAGACGCAGCCGGGTGTCCTGGATGGCCAGGCGTTCGGCCAGACCCGGACGCGGGACATGGGCTGGCGGCAGGCGCGGCATGCGAGACGAAACTACGTGCAGGGGCTGGCCGAGCAGAGGCATGGGGCGGTTCTCGCGGATTTGTTGTTATGGGTGAACCGGTCGCTCGCAGCCTAGAGGCCTGCCAGGCGAGCTTGAAGCAGCATGGACGGCGTTGATGAGGCGTTATCAGGAAGCAGGGGATTGATAAGAAGAAGGGCGCCCCAGTGCGGGGCGCCCGGAGGGGTCAGCGAATGCCTGCGTTGCGCAGCGCGGCCGGGGTGTAGTCGACGCCGTTGGCGGCGAAACCGAACTCGATGCCGTGCTTCTCTTCGTTCTTCATCCCCAGGGCGATGTAGCGCCCGGCGATGAGGTCGTAGAGCGTCTCCACCGCGTAGGAGCTGACCTGGCGCTGGTAGTGGTAGCTGGCATGGCCTTCGCCGACGCGCCAGAGCTGGCCGCGGCCGTCGTAGTGGTCCGCATAGGCGATTTGCCAGCTGTCTTCATCGATGAAGTAGTGGCGCTTGGCATAGATGTGGCGCTCGTTGGGCTTGAGGGTGGCGACCACTTCCCAGACCCGGTGCAGCTCGTAGCGGGTCAGGTCCTGGTTGATGTGACCGGGCTGGATGATGTCCTTGTACTTGAGCGCAGGCGATTCCAGCTTGTAGCTGTTGTAGGGGATGTACATCTCCTTCTTGCCCACCAGCTTCCAGTCGTAACGGTCCGGGGCGCCGGAGAACATGTCGAAGTTGTCGGAGGTGCGCAGGCCGTCGGCGGCGGTGCCGGGGCCGTCATAGGCCACCTGGGGGGCGCGGCGCACGCGGCGCTGACCGGCGTTGTAGAGCCAGGCCAGGCGCGGCTCCTTCACCTGGTCGATGGTCTCGTGGACCAGCAGCACGTTACCGGCCAGACGCGAGGGTGCCAGGACCCGCTGCTTGAAGTAGAGCAGCACGTTGGACGACTTTTCCTTGTCCAGCTGGTCCATGTCCGCCGGGAAGGCGACCTCGTCCTCGAATTGCACCGGCGTGAAGGAACCGTTGGTCTGGGGCGTGGCCTGGACCACCAGGCGCCGGGCGTTGCCACCGCGGTAGCGGGTGATGTGGTTCCAGAGCACCTGGACGCCGTCCTTGGGAATGGGGAAGGCGTAGTAGTGGCTTTCGGCGAAGTTGGACAGGCCATTGCCGCCATCCACCGGCTGGGTGCCGAGGGCGCTCTGCTTCGCGGCGTCGTAGACGGCCTGGGGTGCGGCGGCGCTGCGGTGGCTGGGGTAGACCGGGATCTTGTAGGTACTGGCGTAGCGCTTGAACAACGCCATCTGGCCGGGGGACAGCTTGTCCTTGTACTGCTCGGCATTGGCGGCGGTGATGGTGAACAGCGGTTGCTCGCTGGCGTAGGGGTTGCCGAGGAAGCCGTTGGAATCCACCGGAGCGGCGTTGGTCGGCAGGCCGCCGGTCCAGGCCGGGATGCTGCCATCGGCGTTGCCGAGTTTCTCCGCCCCCAGCGGGGTGAGGCTGGTGCCGAGCTGGGCGGCCTCCTCCTGGGTGACGGCGGCCATGACGTTCGCGGCGAGCAGGCTGAGGGCCAGGACGCCACCTTGCAGGATTCTTCTCTTGTTCATTCTGGGAGTCCTTGCGGTCAGAAGTTGAGGCCGAAGCTGAGGGCGACGAAGTCGCGGTCAGTGGTGGTGTTGAAGTGGCCGCCGAAGAAGTCGGTGTAGCTGAGGCTGGCGGTGTAGGTGTTCTGGTATTCGGCGTTGAGGCCGACGCTGACGGCCTTGGAGCCTTCGTTGAAGTTGGGGCCGTAGCCGTCAACGTCGTGGGACCAGGCCAGGTTCGGGGTCAGGTTGATGCCGGCGAAGACGTTGGGGTACTCCAGGCTGGCGCGGGCGCGGTAGCCCCAGGAGCTGCTGGTGTAGAAACCGTTGTCGTTGCATTCGCGCTGCGCCGGGCTGGCAGCGGTGAGCGCCAGGCACACCGCCTGGGAGGACAATTGACCGGGGCCGTAGATGGGATCGCGGCCGAAACGCAGTTCACCCACGTCGTCGTCGAGGCCGCCGATGTGGTTGTAGCCGACTTCGCCCACCAGGGTCAGGCGGCTGGCACCCATCACCTGGTCGATGAACTGGGTGGCGGTGACCTGGGCCTGGGTGACCGGCTTGCGCTGGTAGCCGTGCAAGTCGGCGCCAGCGCGGTTGAGGGCGTGGCCGCTCTCGAAGACCGGCGAGTTCGGCACCCCGAGGGCGGCGAAGGATAGGTCGGTACTGTTGATCTGCAGCGGCATGTTGGGGCGGAAGCTGACTTCGCCCGCCACGGAAGTGCCTTCGACGTTGGTCTGGAAGCTCAGGCCGTAGAGGCGGATGTCTTCAGGGTATTCGATGAAGTAGCGTGCGCCGGGGGCGCCGGGAATGATTGCCGGGCTCGGGGTCGTGGTGCGGATGGTGCTGAAGATCGGGCTGCGGCTGTGGTAGTTCAGGGCATAGGCGCCGAACTCGGTGTCGTTGAACTCCGGCACGAACCAGCGCAGGGCCACGCCGAACTGGCCGGAGTCACGGGCATCGCGGTCACCGGCACGGGGAATGAACAGGTTGTTGCCAGTTGCCGGACCGGTATTGTTCGACTGACCGGGCGGCAGGTCCGGGCCGGCGACCACCAGACGGTCGGTGCAGCCGTCGGCGACCACGTCCGAGGTGGAGAAGAAGGTGCCGCAGTTATCCACCACGGTCTGGTCCCATTCCAGCTGGTAGAAGGCCTCGGCCGACAGGTTGTCGGTCACGCTCTGGGACAGGTAGATCATGTTTACCGGGATCAGGCCTTCCTTGATCTCGGCGCCTGGACGGCGGAAGGCTGCGACATCGATCGGGTTGATCGAGTTGATGCTGTTGCCGATGAAAGTGCTCTCGCCCCAGCTCACCACCTGCTTGCCGACGCGGACGCTGCCCGGCAGATCGGCAATGTTGTAGTTGTGATAGATGAAGGCATCGAGCAGTTGGGCGCCGGACGACTTGGCGGCTTCTTTGCGGTCATGGTCGTCGATGTCATAGAAGAGCCGGTGCTCGTCCTTCAGTTCGAAGTCGTACCAGTACTTGCCGCGCAGGAAGACGCCGCTATCGCCGTATTTCAGTTCCAGGTCGTGGATGCCCTTGAAGATCTTCGAGAAGGTCTCGCCTTTCTTGAAGTTCAGGCGGCCGTCGTCGGACGTCCGCGAAAGCGCTTCGCCGCCGCTGGCGGTGGAGATGAAATCCGGGTCGGGTGAGCGCACGGCCCAGCTAGCGCCGACCGAGAGGGAGGAGTCGAACTGGGCTTCGATCTCTCCGATGTTGAACGTGATGGCAGAGGCCTGGGCTGTGCAACCCAGGGCAACGGCGGCGGCCAGCGTGTGCGGCCGGAAGATTCCGCGCATTGTTCTTGTTGTCATGCGGCTCTCCAGAGCGGGTCTTGGGAGGCTTCATGCTAATCAGCGGAATCTGGCGCCATAACTGCCTGAACGGGCGATTTCACCTATCACCCGAGTGGGTGATCCGGTCGCCGGAAGTGGCCCGGGAAGCGGCTTCAAGCCAGGTGGTGAGTCGTGGTGCCGGGCAGGGTTGCTACCGGGGGTTACAAGGTCAGTCGAGGCCTGCTTCGACGCGGTACTGGCGCGCGGCGTCCACCAGCCAGTCGCGGAAGGCGCCCAGGGCGGCCGATTCCAGCTTGCGCTCGGGGATGATCAGGTAATACGCCTTGTCGCTGCGGAAGCTGTGGGGGTGGGCGATGACCAGGCGGCCGTCGGCCAGCTCGCGCTGGATCAGGAAGGGCGGGATCAGCGCCACGCCCATCTCGTGCATGGCGGCCTGGGCGAGCATGGAGAAGAGTTCGTAGCGCGGGCCGCCGAGGTCGCGGGCGACGTTCATGCCCAGCGAGTTGAACCACTGGCGCCAGGCATAGGGGCGGGTGGTCTGCTGCAGCAGGGGCAGCCGGGCGATGGCGTTGGCATCCAGGCTTGCGCGTCCCTCCAGCAGCGCCGGGCTGCAGACCGGGACCGAGTGCTCGTGCATCAGGAAGTCGGCGCGGGTGCCGGACCATTCGGCATCGCCGAAGTAGAGGGCGGCGTCGAAATCGGTGTCGGCAAACAGGAACGGGCGGGTGCGGTTGGTCAGGTTGACCGTCACTTCCGGGTGCAGGCGCTGGAAGTCCTTCAGCCGGGGCAGCAGCCATTGGGTGCCGAAGGTGGGAACGATCGCCAGTTCCACCGTCATCGCGCCCTGCTGCCCCATCACCGCCAGGGTGTCGCGTTCCACGGCGTCCAGTTGGGCGGCGATGCGGCGGGAATAGGCCAGGCCTGCTTCGGTCAGCTTCACCCCGCGCCGGGAGCGACGGAACAGTTCCAGGCCGAGGAACTCCTCGAGTCCGGCGATCTGTCGGCAGATGGCGCTCTGGGTCAGCGCCAGTTCTTCGGCCGCCTTGGTGAAACTCTGGTGGCGAGCGGCGGACTCGAAGGCGACCAGGGCGGCGGTACTGGGGATCTTCCGACGCATGCTGTACCTCAGTCTCACAAGTAATGGCTGAAAATCAGGGCATTTGGCTTTTCGGAGTGAGAAATTAGCACAACAGCATGCGAATTCCTCGTTTGCCCGATCCGGCCTAGGCTGTCTAGGATGATCCAACACTAATAAGGCAGGGCACTGAGATGGCCCGGCCCCTTTCGAACTTTGCTTACCGAGGACACTCCCATGGCTGCCAAAGCAAGCTTCAACTGGATCGACCCGCTGCTGCTGGACCAGCAGCTCACCGAAGAAGAGCGCATGGTGCGCGACAGCGCCCAGCAATTCGCCCAGGACAAGCTGGCTCCGCGCGTGCTGGAAGCTTTCCGCCATGAGCAGACCGATCCGGCGATCTTCCGCGAGATGGGTGAAGTGGGCCTGCTGGGCGCCACCATCCCCGCCGAGTACGGCGGCAGTGGCCTCAACTATGTGTGCTACGGCCTGATCGCCCGTGAAGTGGAGCGTGTCGACTCCGGCTATCGCTCGATGATGAGCGTGCAGTCCTCCCTGGTGATGGTGCCGATCAACGAATTCGGCTCCGAAGCCCAGAAACAGAAGTACCTGCCCAAGCTGGCCAGCGGCGAGTGGATCGGCTGCTTCGGCCTGACCGAGCCAAACCACGGCTCTGACCCGGGCTCGATGATCACCCGCGCCAAGAAGGTCGACGGCGGCTACCGCCTGAGCGGCGCCAAGATGTGGATCACTAACAGCCCGATCGCTGACGTCTTCGTGGTCTGGGCCAAGGACGATGCCGGCGAGATCCGTGGCTTCATCCTCGAAAAGGGCTGGCAGGGCCTGTCCGCACCGACCATCCACGGCAAGGTCGGCCTGCGTGCGTCCATCACCGGTGAGATCGTGATGGACAACGTGTTCGTGCCGGAAGAGAACGCTTTCCCGGACGTCCGTGGCCTGCGCGGCCCGTTCACTTGCCTGAACTCTGCCCGTTACGGCATTTCCTGGGGCGCCCTGGGTGCCGCCGAGTACTGCTGGCACACCGCGCGCCAGTACGTGCTGGACCGCAACCAGTTCGGCCGTCCGCTGGCCGCCAACCAGTTGATCCAGAAGAAGCTGGCCGACATGCAGACCGAGATCACCCTGGCCCTGCAAGGCTGCCTGCGCCTGGGCCGGATGAAGGATGAAGGCACCGCCGCGGTGGAAATCACCTCGATCATGAAGCGCAATTCCTGCGGCAAGGCGCTGGATATCGCCCGCGTGGCGCGCGACATGATGGGCGGCAACGGCATCTCCGACGAGTTCGGCGTGGCCCGCCACCTGGTCAACCTGGAAGTGGTGAACACCTACGAGGGTACCCACGACGTCCATGCGCTGATCCTGGGCCGTGCCCAGACCGGCATCCAGGCGTTCTTCTGATCCTCGGGCGGGCCTCTCTTCTATATAGATAGGAGAGAGGCCCGCGTCCCATTGCGAACCCAGGTGATCCCATGGCTGGCGCTCTCTCCCATATCCGTGTGCTCGACCTCTCCCGCGTGCTGGCCGGCCCCTGGTCCGGACAGATCCTCGCGGACCTGGGGGCCGAGGTCATCAAGGTCGAACGGCCGGGCTCCGGCGACGACACCCGCGCCTGGGGGCCGCCCTTCCTCAAGGGTGCCGATGGCCGGGATACCAGCGAGGCGGCGTACTTCCTTTCCGCCAATCGCAACAAGCAGTCGGTGACCATCGACTTCACCCGTCCTGAAGGCCAGAAGCTGGTCCGTGAACTGGCGGCGAAGTCCGACATCCTCATCGAGAATTTCAAGGTCGGCGGGCTGGCGGCCTATGGGCTGGACTACGCGTCGCTGAAAGCCATCAACCCGCGCCTTATCTATTGCTCCATTACCGGCTTCGGCCAGTTCGGCCCCTACGCCAAGCGTGCGGGCTACGACTTCATGATCCAGGGCCTGGGTGGGT contains the following coding sequences:
- a CDS encoding acyl-CoA dehydrogenase, giving the protein MAAKASFNWIDPLLLDQQLTEEERMVRDSAQQFAQDKLAPRVLEAFRHEQTDPAIFREMGEVGLLGATIPAEYGGSGLNYVCYGLIAREVERVDSGYRSMMSVQSSLVMVPINEFGSEAQKQKYLPKLASGEWIGCFGLTEPNHGSDPGSMITRAKKVDGGYRLSGAKMWITNSPIADVFVVWAKDDAGEIRGFILEKGWQGLSAPTIHGKVGLRASITGEIVMDNVFVPEENAFPDVRGLRGPFTCLNSARYGISWGALGAAEYCWHTARQYVLDRNQFGRPLAANQLIQKKLADMQTEITLALQGCLRLGRMKDEGTAAVEITSIMKRNSCGKALDIARVARDMMGGNGISDEFGVARHLVNLEVVNTYEGTHDVHALILGRAQTGIQAFF
- a CDS encoding DUF1329 domain-containing protein, yielding MNKRRILQGGVLALSLLAANVMAAVTQEEAAQLGTSLTPLGAEKLGNADGSIPAWTGGLPTNAAPVDSNGFLGNPYASEQPLFTITAANAEQYKDKLSPGQMALFKRYASTYKIPVYPSHRSAAAPQAVYDAAKQSALGTQPVDGGNGLSNFAESHYYAFPIPKDGVQVLWNHITRYRGGNARRLVVQATPQTNGSFTPVQFEDEVAFPADMDQLDKEKSSNVLLYFKQRVLAPSRLAGNVLLVHETIDQVKEPRLAWLYNAGQRRVRRAPQVAYDGPGTAADGLRTSDNFDMFSGAPDRYDWKLVGKKEMYIPYNSYKLESPALKYKDIIQPGHINQDLTRYELHRVWEVVATLKPNERHIYAKRHYFIDEDSWQIAYADHYDGRGQLWRVGEGHASYHYQRQVSSYAVETLYDLIAGRYIALGMKNEEKHGIEFGFAANGVDYTPAALRNAGIR
- a CDS encoding DUF1302 domain-containing protein, producing MTTRTMRGIFRPHTLAAAVALGCTAQASAITFNIGEIEAQFDSSLSVGASWAVRSPDPDFISTASGGEALSRTSDDGRLNFKKGETFSKIFKGIHDLELKYGDSGVFLRGKYWYDFELKDEHRLFYDIDDHDRKEAAKSSGAQLLDAFIYHNYNIADLPGSVRVGKQVVSWGESTFIGNSINSINPIDVAAFRRPGAEIKEGLIPVNMIYLSQSVTDNLSAEAFYQLEWDQTVVDNCGTFFSTSDVVADGCTDRLVVAGPDLPPGQSNNTGPATGNNLFIPRAGDRDARDSGQFGVALRWFVPEFNDTEFGAYALNYHSRSPIFSTIRTTTPSPAIIPGAPGARYFIEYPEDIRLYGLSFQTNVEGTSVAGEVSFRPNMPLQINSTDLSFAALGVPNSPVFESGHALNRAGADLHGYQRKPVTQAQVTATQFIDQVMGASRLTLVGEVGYNHIGGLDDDVGELRFGRDPIYGPGQLSSQAVCLALTAASPAQRECNDNGFYTSSSWGYRARASLEYPNVFAGINLTPNLAWSHDVDGYGPNFNEGSKAVSVGLNAEYQNTYTASLSYTDFFGGHFNTTTDRDFVALSFGLNF
- a CDS encoding LysR family transcriptional regulator, giving the protein MRRKIPSTAALVAFESAARHQSFTKAAEELALTQSAICRQIAGLEEFLGLELFRRSRRGVKLTEAGLAYSRRIAAQLDAVERDTLAVMGQQGAMTVELAIVPTFGTQWLLPRLKDFQRLHPEVTVNLTNRTRPFLFADTDFDAALYFGDAEWSGTRADFLMHEHSVPVCSPALLEGRASLDANAIARLPLLQQTTRPYAWRQWFNSLGMNVARDLGGPRYELFSMLAQAAMHEMGVALIPPFLIQRELADGRLVIAHPHSFRSDKAYYLIIPERKLESAALGAFRDWLVDAARQYRVEAGLD